A genomic region of Microlunatus sagamiharensis contains the following coding sequences:
- a CDS encoding ABC transporter substrate-binding protein yields the protein MSDPTTPAQPDSTAGTDPGAGSPFQRRTFLRAALGGAAAIGAGSFLAACGSDASSGSSGGQNAGGNPATVRLWSWYGEQENEFPKLIDKFQQANPNIKVENRLFGNPDQYLPALQAAVSGGDVPEIFAPHTRALTYGTGGISADITSDMSDVLGDVFESANQEYSLDGKQYAIGWMAQTFGMFYNPDLMAKAKVDPESLETWDDLIAAAPKFKDADTYGVSISCNPGTSAMDFFLPLITQVKDDPTFFLKLDQGQDGLTWEDPAVVAALELQKRIVDAGVFQPGATGTSGDQCAQIFYTEKSAMLFNGSWSPQGFIKNASKDFVSKYKVMKNPAIRAGAKHWTANQAGAGFAVSETSKNKDAAITFLKFLYDEANYSPTMNNSNSMPATKSAAARIENPVMKQMTSWLIEGEGCPHIPFGNGTTAAADPMVQTFEGKGTPADVAKQMQAAVVNARG from the coding sequence ATGAGCGACCCGACCACGCCTGCGCAGCCCGACAGCACCGCCGGCACCGACCCCGGGGCGGGCAGCCCCTTCCAGCGCCGGACCTTCCTGCGCGCGGCCCTCGGCGGGGCGGCGGCGATCGGCGCCGGGTCCTTCCTCGCCGCGTGCGGCAGCGACGCCTCCTCGGGCAGCAGCGGCGGCCAGAACGCCGGCGGCAACCCGGCGACCGTCCGGCTCTGGAGCTGGTACGGCGAGCAGGAGAACGAGTTCCCCAAGCTGATCGACAAGTTCCAGCAGGCCAACCCGAACATCAAGGTGGAGAACCGCCTCTTCGGCAACCCCGACCAGTACCTGCCGGCCCTGCAGGCCGCCGTCTCCGGCGGCGACGTGCCGGAGATCTTCGCCCCGCACACCCGGGCCCTGACCTACGGCACCGGCGGCATCTCCGCCGACATCACCTCCGACATGTCCGACGTGCTGGGCGACGTCTTCGAGTCGGCCAACCAGGAGTACTCGCTCGACGGCAAGCAGTACGCGATCGGCTGGATGGCGCAGACCTTCGGCATGTTCTACAACCCCGACCTGATGGCCAAGGCCAAGGTCGACCCGGAGTCGCTGGAGACCTGGGACGACCTCATCGCCGCCGCGCCCAAGTTCAAGGACGCCGACACCTACGGCGTCTCGATCAGCTGCAACCCGGGCACCAGCGCCATGGACTTCTTCCTGCCGCTCATCACGCAGGTCAAGGACGACCCGACCTTCTTCCTCAAGCTCGACCAGGGCCAGGACGGCCTCACGTGGGAGGACCCCGCGGTCGTGGCGGCCCTCGAGCTGCAGAAGCGCATCGTCGACGCGGGCGTCTTCCAGCCGGGCGCCACCGGCACGTCGGGCGACCAGTGCGCGCAGATCTTCTACACCGAGAAGTCCGCGATGCTGTTCAACGGCTCCTGGAGCCCGCAGGGCTTCATCAAGAACGCCAGCAAGGACTTCGTCAGCAAGTACAAGGTCATGAAGAACCCGGCGATCAGGGCGGGCGCCAAGCACTGGACCGCCAACCAGGCCGGGGCGGGCTTCGCGGTGTCGGAGACGAGCAAGAACAAGGACGCGGCGATCACCTTCCTCAAGTTCCTCTACGACGAGGCCAACTACTCCCCCACCATGAACAACTCGAACTCGATGCCGGCGACCAAGAGCGCCGCCGCCCGCATCGAGAACCCGGTGATGAAGCAGATGACCTCCTGGCTCATCGAGGGCGAGGGGTGCCCGCACATCCCCTTCGGCAACGGCACGACGGCGGCCGCCGACCCGATGGTGCAGACCTTCGAGGGCAAGGGGACCCCGGCCGACGTGGCCAAGCAGATGCAGGCCGCGGTCGTCAACGCCCGGGGCTGA
- a CDS encoding carbohydrate ABC transporter permease, with protein MTTTATPPPVVAPGPVPPPSGSRFGSRLKRSQRLAGYLFVLPTLALFLAFVGWPIVQTIYLSLSRWSGFGDKTFIGADNYTRMLGDPVAHRALFVTVVFTAATTILQTVIGMVVAVLVNMVWRSVGIVVRTILFVPGIVSFVVTGVLWKLIYDPNVGTLNRILGSVGLEGLQHTWLADRGTVLPALIAVAVWGGVGMNMLIFFAGIQGIGPGLYEAAEVDGAGPFQRFWNITVPQLRVVTGIVVSLGLLNGFKVFDLMYVMTGGGPNHASEVFGTYLYNLAFGSTSGALPQFGYASAFSVLVMVLCIVAVVVQMTITRRSER; from the coding sequence ATGACCACCACGGCGACCCCACCGCCCGTGGTCGCTCCGGGACCCGTGCCGCCGCCCTCCGGGTCGCGGTTCGGGTCCCGGCTCAAGCGGTCGCAGCGCCTCGCGGGCTACCTCTTCGTCCTCCCCACGCTGGCGCTGTTCCTCGCCTTCGTGGGCTGGCCGATCGTCCAGACGATCTACCTCAGCCTGTCGCGCTGGTCGGGCTTCGGCGACAAGACCTTCATCGGCGCCGACAACTACACGCGCATGCTCGGCGACCCGGTCGCGCACCGGGCCCTGTTCGTCACGGTCGTCTTCACCGCGGCCACGACGATCCTGCAGACGGTGATCGGCATGGTCGTCGCCGTGCTGGTGAACATGGTCTGGCGCAGCGTCGGCATCGTCGTGCGCACGATCCTCTTCGTCCCCGGCATCGTGTCCTTCGTCGTGACCGGCGTGCTGTGGAAGCTGATCTACGACCCCAACGTCGGCACGCTCAACCGCATCCTGGGCTCCGTCGGGCTGGAGGGGCTGCAGCACACCTGGCTCGCCGACCGCGGGACCGTCCTGCCTGCGCTGATCGCGGTGGCCGTCTGGGGCGGCGTCGGCATGAACATGCTGATCTTCTTCGCCGGCATCCAGGGCATCGGCCCCGGGCTCTACGAGGCCGCGGAGGTCGACGGCGCCGGACCGTTCCAGCGTTTCTGGAACATCACGGTCCCCCAGCTGCGGGTCGTCACCGGGATCGTGGTGAGCCTCGGCCTGCTCAACGGCTTCAAGGTCTTCGACCTGATGTACGTGATGACCGGCGGCGGGCCGAACCACGCCAGCGAGGTCTTCGGCACCTACCTCTACAACCTCGCGTTCGGCTCGACGTCGGGCGCGCTCCCCCAGTTCGGCTACGCGTCGGCCTTCAGCGTCCTCGTGATGGTGCTGTGCATCGTCGCGGTCGTCGTGCAGATGACCATCACCCGGAGGTCGGAACGATGA
- a CDS encoding carbohydrate ABC transporter permease: MSATLRPARATSRAAARTTPTSTSRRTGTRRRLPFGKTFATFLLLPLCVLMVFPFVWLLLTSLRPQNTVFSGPFFPESFTGTAYATAWTSIEFPLHFFNSLWITAATVVGVTVFATLSGYAFAKLDFPFKNTLYLLLLTTLMMPGTALIIPLYLELKSLGLLNTQAGLLVLYISGSAPFSMFLMRAFFATLPDELIEAARVDGSSELSIFARVVLPLARPGVATVVIFQFLQTWNEFLMANTVLQDTDKLPLQPVLFTLTGQYSTDWPTLTAGLVLSIIPVVLVYVRMQNQFVAGMTLGAVK, from the coding sequence ATGAGCGCCACCCTGCGCCCGGCCCGCGCGACGTCCCGCGCGGCCGCCCGGACCACGCCCACCAGCACGTCGCGGCGGACGGGGACGCGTCGCCGGCTGCCCTTCGGCAAGACGTTCGCGACCTTCCTGCTGCTGCCGCTGTGCGTGCTGATGGTCTTCCCGTTCGTCTGGCTGCTGCTCACCTCGCTGCGGCCGCAGAACACGGTCTTCTCGGGCCCGTTCTTCCCCGAGTCGTTCACCGGGACCGCGTACGCCACGGCGTGGACCTCGATCGAGTTCCCGCTGCACTTCTTCAACAGCCTCTGGATCACCGCGGCCACCGTGGTCGGGGTGACGGTCTTCGCGACGCTGTCCGGCTACGCCTTCGCCAAGCTCGACTTCCCGTTCAAGAACACCCTCTACCTGCTGCTGCTGACCACGCTGATGATGCCGGGCACGGCGTTGATCATCCCGCTCTACCTCGAGCTCAAGAGCCTCGGCCTGCTGAACACCCAGGCCGGCCTGCTGGTCCTCTACATCAGCGGCTCGGCGCCGTTCTCGATGTTCCTGATGCGGGCCTTCTTCGCGACGCTGCCCGACGAGCTGATCGAGGCGGCCCGGGTGGACGGCTCCAGCGAGCTGTCGATCTTCGCCCGCGTCGTGCTGCCGCTGGCGCGCCCGGGCGTGGCGACGGTGGTGATCTTCCAGTTCCTGCAGACCTGGAACGAGTTCCTGATGGCCAACACGGTCCTGCAGGACACCGACAAGCTGCCGCTGCAGCCCGTCCTCTTCACCCTCACCGGGCAGTACTCCACCGACTGGCCGACCCTCACCGCCGGCCTGGTGCTGTCGATCATCCCGGTGGTCCTGGTCTACGTCCGCATGCAGAACCAGTTCGTCGCGGGCATGACCCTGGGCGCCGTGAAGTAG
- a CDS encoding VOC family protein codes for MPISTVIINATDVRRSADFYTTHLEAQVVESGDDRVVLDVVTARIELRATPADGPASTWVPDDQRRGFRHVGFKVDRVDPRAAALKAAGVPFHLDPLDAEGGVRICFFYDPDGTLLELVEGDLQYVEVLDADLVAAERALGVPDRPRFDHVAVTVADRGATDAFYAPLGFGFMGTIEQPHDPRGFHIGYLKSGPTVLEVFTYDAGTRGRTPQPDVPGFAAAEVAGLDGPRPDGAVALPDAPGGDRLTDPDGLVLAVTERIDA; via the coding sequence ATGCCCATCTCCACGGTGATCATCAACGCCACCGACGTCCGGCGCTCCGCCGACTTCTACACCACCCACCTCGAGGCGCAGGTCGTCGAGTCGGGCGACGACCGCGTCGTCCTCGACGTCGTCACCGCCCGGATCGAGCTGCGGGCGACCCCGGCCGACGGCCCCGCGAGCACGTGGGTCCCCGACGACCAGCGGCGCGGCTTCCGTCACGTCGGCTTCAAGGTCGACCGGGTCGACCCGCGCGCGGCGGCGCTCAAGGCGGCCGGCGTCCCGTTCCACCTCGACCCCCTCGACGCCGAGGGCGGCGTGCGGATCTGCTTCTTCTACGACCCGGACGGCACCCTGCTGGAGCTCGTCGAGGGCGACCTGCAGTACGTCGAGGTGCTCGACGCCGACCTCGTGGCCGCCGAGCGCGCGCTCGGGGTGCCCGACCGGCCGCGCTTCGACCACGTCGCCGTGACCGTCGCCGACCGCGGCGCGACCGACGCCTTCTACGCACCGCTCGGCTTCGGCTTCATGGGCACCATCGAGCAGCCGCACGACCCGCGGGGGTTCCACATCGGCTACCTCAAGTCAGGGCCTACCGTGCTGGAGGTGTTCACCTACGACGCCGGCACGCGCGGCCGCACCCCCCAGCCGGACGTCCCCGGCTTCGCCGCCGCGGAGGTCGCCGGGCTCGACGGCCCCCGCCCGGACGGCGCGGTCGCGCTGCCGGACGCCCCGGGGGGAGACCGGCTGACCGACCCCGACGGCCTCGTGCTCGCCGTCACCGAGAGGATCGACGCATGA
- a CDS encoding aldo/keto reductase, whose protein sequence is MTTPSSPDWVRPLGATGLQVTALSVGGGPLGSIPKQAGREDAQDDGVALAAHVLDSPCRVLDTSNGYSDGESERRIGGAIALRGGLPEDFLVMTKVDARGRDYSGDRVRASVAESKERLGLDTLPMVFLHDPEYFDFEQMSAPGGAVDTLVRLREEGEIGHLGLAGGPAPEMQRYLALGPFEVLLVHNRWTLVDRSATALLEQAEQAGIPLVNAAVHGGGILGKPGTTTQYAYREADPAVLAAVDAMARLCEEHGTTLATAALQASVRDPRVTTTLVGLSSPARLDSLLASLEEDLPDELFTGLEGLRPAPEHWLEPPRA, encoded by the coding sequence ATGACCACCCCCAGCAGCCCGGACTGGGTCCGCCCGCTCGGCGCCACCGGCCTCCAGGTCACCGCCCTGTCCGTCGGCGGCGGTCCGCTCGGCAGCATCCCGAAGCAGGCCGGCCGCGAGGACGCGCAGGACGACGGGGTGGCGCTGGCCGCACACGTGCTCGACTCCCCGTGCCGGGTGCTCGACACCTCCAACGGCTACAGCGACGGGGAGAGCGAGCGGCGCATCGGCGGCGCGATCGCGCTGCGCGGCGGGCTGCCCGAGGACTTCCTGGTGATGACCAAGGTCGACGCGCGCGGCCGCGACTACTCCGGCGACCGCGTCCGTGCGAGCGTCGCCGAGTCGAAGGAACGGCTCGGGCTCGACACCCTGCCGATGGTCTTCCTGCACGACCCCGAGTACTTCGACTTCGAGCAGATGTCGGCGCCGGGCGGTGCCGTCGACACCCTCGTCCGGCTCCGTGAGGAGGGCGAGATCGGCCACCTCGGACTGGCCGGCGGTCCGGCGCCGGAGATGCAGCGCTACCTGGCGCTGGGGCCCTTCGAGGTGCTGCTCGTCCACAACCGCTGGACCCTGGTCGACCGCAGCGCCACGGCGCTCCTCGAGCAGGCCGAGCAGGCCGGGATCCCGCTGGTCAACGCGGCGGTCCACGGCGGCGGCATCCTCGGCAAGCCGGGCACCACGACGCAGTACGCCTACCGCGAGGCCGACCCGGCCGTGCTCGCCGCGGTCGACGCCATGGCCCGGCTGTGCGAGGAGCACGGCACGACCCTCGCGACGGCGGCGCTGCAGGCCTCCGTGCGCGACCCGCGGGTCACGACCACGCTCGTCGGCCTCAGCTCCCCGGCCCGCCTGGACAGCCTGCTCGCCTCCCTCGAGGAGGACCTGCCCGACGAGCTCTTCACCGGGCTCGAGGGGCTCCGTCCCGCCCCCGAGCACTGGCTGGAACCGCCGCGAGCCTGA
- a CDS encoding GH1 family beta-glucosidase — MAHPALPADFVWGTATASYQIEGAVAEDGRGPSIWDTFARVPGAISDGTNGDRADDHYHRYAADIALMAELGFGAYRFSVAWPRVVPTGTGEVNQASLDFYRRIAETCHEHGITPWATLYHWDLPQPLEDRGGWLVPETAQAFAEYAALTHEALGDVVSHWITLNEPWCSALLGYGNGVHAPGKQVGSDALKAAHHLLLGHGLAVQKMRASSHDSTLGITLNLYSVRPASGSAADAEAARRTDGMGNRFFLDPVLLGSYPDDVLADAGVQEWFAERSGDLATINQPLDFVGINYYSRHTAAAPEDGRFADPSIPSATPGSERVVHVDTGADKTFMGWEVHPDGLLDVVAMVAERSPGTPVYITENGAAYDDVVSPDGSVEDEDRRRYLELHAQACADAVAAGLPLRGYFAWSFLDNWEWAFGESRRFGIVRVDYETQERTVKRSGWWFRDLLAAQPKG; from the coding sequence ATGGCACACCCCGCCCTGCCCGCCGACTTCGTCTGGGGCACGGCCACCGCGTCGTACCAGATCGAGGGCGCGGTCGCCGAGGACGGCCGCGGCCCCAGCATCTGGGACACCTTCGCCCGGGTGCCGGGGGCCATCTCCGACGGCACGAACGGCGACCGCGCCGACGACCACTACCACCGCTACGCCGCCGACATCGCACTGATGGCCGAGCTCGGCTTCGGCGCGTACCGGTTCTCCGTCGCCTGGCCGCGCGTGGTACCGACGGGCACCGGCGAGGTCAACCAGGCGAGCCTCGACTTCTACCGCCGCATCGCCGAGACCTGCCACGAGCACGGCATCACGCCGTGGGCCACGCTCTACCACTGGGACCTCCCCCAGCCGCTGGAGGACCGCGGCGGCTGGCTGGTGCCGGAGACCGCGCAGGCGTTCGCGGAGTACGCGGCGCTGACCCACGAGGCGCTCGGCGACGTCGTCTCGCACTGGATCACGCTCAACGAGCCGTGGTGCTCGGCGCTGCTGGGTTACGGCAACGGCGTGCACGCACCCGGGAAGCAGGTCGGCAGCGACGCGCTCAAGGCCGCCCACCACCTGCTGCTCGGCCACGGGCTGGCGGTGCAGAAGATGCGGGCGAGCTCCCACGACTCGACCCTCGGCATCACCCTGAACCTCTACTCCGTGCGCCCGGCCTCCGGCTCCGCGGCCGACGCCGAGGCCGCCCGGCGTACGGACGGCATGGGCAACCGCTTCTTCCTCGACCCGGTGCTCCTCGGCTCGTACCCCGACGACGTGCTGGCCGACGCGGGCGTGCAGGAGTGGTTCGCCGAGCGCTCCGGCGACCTCGCGACGATCAACCAGCCGCTCGACTTCGTGGGGATCAACTACTACAGCCGCCACACCGCCGCGGCGCCCGAGGACGGGCGGTTCGCCGACCCGTCGATCCCGAGCGCGACGCCGGGCAGCGAGCGGGTCGTGCACGTCGACACGGGCGCGGACAAGACGTTCATGGGCTGGGAGGTGCACCCCGACGGCCTGCTCGACGTCGTCGCCATGGTCGCCGAGCGCTCGCCCGGCACGCCGGTCTACATCACCGAGAACGGTGCCGCGTACGACGACGTGGTCTCGCCGGACGGTTCGGTCGAGGACGAGGACCGGCGCCGCTACCTCGAGCTGCACGCGCAGGCGTGCGCCGACGCCGTCGCCGCCGGGCTGCCGCTGCGCGGCTACTTCGCGTGGAGCTTCCTCGACAACTGGGAGTGGGCCTTCGGCGAGAGCCGCCGCTTCGGCATCGTCCGCGTCGACTACGAGACCCAGGAGCGGACGGTGAAGCGCAGCGGGTGGTGGTTCCGTGACCTGCTCGCCGCGCAGCCGAAGGGCTGA